The nucleotide window GCCGTCCACCGACCGGACGAGCCCGTCGTCGGTCGGGAAGTGGATCTTCAGGTCGCGCACCGAGAGGAACGGCTCCCCCGTCATCAGCCCAGCCTCACTCTCGGGTCGATGGCCGCGTACAGGAGGTCCACGACCAGGTTGATCATGACGATGAAGAACGCGGCGAGCAGCGTCACGCCGAGCACCACGGGCAGGTCGCCGGTACCGATGGAGCTGATCGCGAGCTGGCCGAGGCCCGGGATGCTGAAGGTGTTCTCCGTCAGCACCGCGCCGCCCAGCATCAGCCCGAGGTCCAGGCCGAAGATCGTGAGGATCGGCGTCAGCGTGGAGCGCAGGGCGTGCTTGGTGATGACCGTCCGCTCGGGCAGGCCCTTGGCCCGCGCCGTGCGGATGTAGTCCTCACCGAGCGTCTCCAGCATCCCCGCGCGGGTGAGCCGCGCGTACATCGCCGCGTAGAGGAACGCCAGCGTCACCCAGGGCAGGACGAGCGACAGGAACCACGTCCCCGGATCCTGCGTGAAGGGCACGTAACTGCCGCCGCCGGGGAAGATCCCGAGGCTGTAGGAGAAGATCGCGAGCGACACCAGGCCGGTGAAGTAGATGGGCAGGGACACGCCGCCGAGCGCGACGACCATCGCCACCCGGTCCCAGACGCTGCCGCGTCTCAGCGCGGACAGCACGCCGATCGAGATGCCGGCGGCGAGCCAGATGATCGACGCGCCGGCCGCGAGCGACAGCGTCGCGGGCGCGCGGTCCATGAGCTGCGGGAGCACCGGCTGGCTGGTGCGGAAGGAGTAGCCGAGGCAGGGCGCCGGGCAGTGGTCCACGACGGGACCGGCCTTGAAGTCCTGACCGGCGACGATCCCCTTCAGGTACGTGCCGTACTGCACGATGACCGGCTTGTCCAGGCCGAGGCGCTCCTTGGTGTCCTGGATCGCCTGCGCGGTCGGCGCCTTGCCCACGTAGGCCGCCGCGAGCTGATCGGTGGTCTGGCCCGCCAGCTTCGGGATCCAGAAGAAGATGCCGAAGGTCACGAGGCTGACCAGCAGCAGCATGAGCACGGCCCCGATCAGGCGCCGGATGATGTAAGCGAGCACATTGATCGGCTCCGCCCGCCGGCCGGCCCGAGATCTTCGGACCGGCCGGCGGGCGCCGCCTTCACCTGCCTTCGGATGAACTCACGGACGGGAGGGGACTACTTCGTCACGCCCATGTTGAGGTAGTCGTACATGCCGCCGTAGCCCAGCGTGATGCCCACGTTCGTCGCGGTCTTCGGCCGGTACAGCAGCGCCTTGGCGTAGATCAGCGGCACGTCGACGGCCTGCTTCATCGCGGCCTCGTCGATGTCGCCGTAGGCCTTGAGGCGCGCGGCCTCCTGGACGTTGGCGATCGCCGCGTCGAAGGCGTCGTTGATCTGCTTGTCGTCCAGCTCGGGCAGGTTGTTGCCGCCGGACGGCTTGATCGCGCGGCCGTCGATGATCTGCGACAGGAACCCGTAGCCGGTCGGCCAGTCCGCGGCCCACGCCATGAGCATCATGCCGATGCCGTGGTCGTGGACGTACTTCGGAGCGCCGACGTACTTGTTGAAGTAGTCGCCGGCCGGGAACTGGACGATGTCGACCTTGATGCCGACCTTCGTCAGGCCCTGCTGGATCGCCTGGGCCATCGCGACCTCCTTGGGCCGGTCGGACCGGGCGGAGATCTTGGTGGAGAAGCCGTTGGGCTGGCCGCACGCCGCCAGCTCCTGCTTGGCCTTGGCGATCGTGGCGTCGTCCAGGCCGCCGGCCTTCTTGTAGGTCTGCGGGTACAGGTCGAACTTGCGGTAGCCGGCGACCGACGGCGGCAGCAGCGTCGTCGCGAGGTCACCGCCGGCCAGCGGGCCTCCGTAGGCCGTCTGCGCGGCGACCTTGTCGGTGGCGTACTGGACCGCGGTCCGGCAGTGGATGTTGTCGAGCGGCTTCACGTGGATGTTGAGCGACAGGAAGCGCAGGAAGCCCTGGAAGGGGTTGTCGGTGAAGCCCTTCTGGTTGCCCTGCAGCACCTTGCCCTGCGTGCCGCTCTGGACGCCGACGCCCGTGATGTCCATGTCGAGCTTGCCGGCCAGGAGCCGGTTGTCGATGTCATCGGGGTTCTGCTTGAGCTGCAGGTCGATCTTGTCCGGCAGCGCCTTGCGGATCGGGTCCGTCTTCTGGTCCCAGTACGTGTTGCGCGACAGCGTCATCGACTTGCCGCGGACGTAGCTGTCGACCTTGTACGCGCCCGACGAGACGATCTTCGACTCGTACTTCAGGCCCGTGTCCTTGGCCTTCGGCACCGGCATCGACTGCGACATCGCGGCCAGGTAGTCGAACTCCGCGAACGGCTTGGCCAGGTGGAAGACGATCGTCTGCGGGTCCGGGGTCTCGATGGACTTCAGGCCCGAGTCGCTCTTGTCCTTGTAGGGGCCCTTGTACGCGGGCGAGTTGTCCTGGAGGTAGGCCTTGAAGTACTTCGGGCCGAGCTGGAGCTCGTCGGAGTAGTTGCTGCGCTCGATGGCGTACTTGACGTCCTGCGCCGTGACCGTGGTGCCGTCGTCGTACTTGACGCCGGTCCGCAGCTTGTACGTCCAGGTCTTGCCGCCGTCGCCCGGCGTGCCGAGGCTCGTGGCGAGGTCCGGGACGACCTTCAGCGTCTCCTGGCCCGCGCCCGGCGCCAGGGTCGTCAGGCCGCGCCCGTACAGGCGCGCGAAGTTCTGCGTCCAGGCGTAGTAGGTGTTGCCGGGGTCCGGGGAGTCGAAGTCGTCGGAGTCGGCCAGGCGGAGCGTGCCGCCCTTCGTGTCGGACGCGTTGACGACCTTGTTCACCGCGGCGTTGTAACCGGGTCCGCTGGATCCGCCCGACCCGCCGTTGCAGGCCGTCAGGGCCGCCCCGGTCACGAGCACGGCCGCAGCGGCCGCGAGGGGTCTGATCTTCTTCATGCGCAGGCGCACCTCTTCATTCGTGTGACAGGAAGAAAACCGGGGTCACTTGGCCCGGGGGTCGAGAGCGTCCCGCAGCCCGTCACCGAGGAGGTTGAAGGCGAGGACGGTGATGAAGATCGCCAGGCCCGGCACGATCATGTACATCGGGTCGGACGAGTAGATCGGCACCGCGAGCGTGAGCATCCCGCCCCACGACGGGGTCGGCGGGATCACCCCCACGCCGAGGAACGAGAGTGCTGCCTCGAAGAGGATGTTGGTCGGGATCAGCAGCGTCGAGTACACCAGGATCGGCGCGACGAGGTTCGGCAGCAGCTCCTTGAACAGGATGTAGCCGTTGCGCGCGCCGAGGCTGCGCGCCGCGTCCACGAACTCCCGCTCGCGCAGCGACAGCGTCTGCCCGCGGATGACGCGGCCGATGTACGGCCAGTTGAAGAAGCCGATCACGAAGACCAGGACGCTCACCCGGAGCCCGTTGCCCTTGAGCCCGAACGCGCCGTCGGAGACGACCCCGACGAGCGCGATCGCGAACAGCAGGAGCGGGAAGGCGAGGAACGCGTCCATCGCGCGGCTGATCACGGTGTCGACCCAGCGGCCGAAGTACCCGGCGGTGATGCCGAGGACGACGCCGATGACGACCGACAGCAGCGTCGCCAGGAACGCCACGAGCAGCGAGATCCGCGCCCCGTGGACGATGCGGGCGAGCATGTCGCGGCCGGTGCCGGGCTCGACGCCGAGCCAGTGCTCGCCCGAGATGCCGGTGTGCCAGATGCCGCTGTTGGGCCGGTTGTACGTCGGGTCGATCAGGTCCTGGTGGTAGGTCAGCGGGGACTGGACCAGGAACGGGCCGACGATCGCCACGACGATCAGCAGCACGACGATGACGCCGCCGGTGAGCGCGACCTTGTCGCGCCGCAGGCGGAGCCAGGCGATCTGGCCCAGGGACCGGCCCTGGATCTGTTTCGCCCCGACGCCCGCGAGGACGGCCTCGGGTTGCGCCTCGGACTCCGAACCGGACACCTCTAGGGGTGTGGTCACGCTTTCCTACCTCCTACCGATCCGGCCGTGGTGCGGCACCGCCGCCGACGGCGCGCGGGCCGTCCGGCGACGGAGATCGTCCAGCGCCGTCCATGCCCGTCATGCCGCGTTTGCCGGAGGGATACCTCGTGCTTCGAGCACGACTGTCCATCGACCGGGCGACGGACGCCAGTCCCCGTATCTGACTTGTGATCTCGTCGTCATCTCGGGCACACGCGTCCGACCGGCCTAACGGGTGAATCGCCCGAATAGTACGTTTGGTCACATCGATGCTTGGACCGTCCGAAGCCCGACAACGACAAGCTTTACCGATCCGAGTCCGTTCCGATATCAACCGTCCTCCGGACGGCGATCTTCACCGGAAGAAACACGGCCGGGGCGCCGCCCGCGCGATCACGGGCGGCGCCCCGGCCGGGACGCCCTCGGAACCGGCCCCGCGACGGGACCGGATCATGCGGTCTAGCTGATGCCGCGGTTGCGCAGGATCTCCTCGATCTCCGCCAGCTCG belongs to Actinomadura rubteroloni and includes:
- a CDS encoding ABC transporter permease; the encoded protein is MLAYIIRRLIGAVLMLLLVSLVTFGIFFWIPKLAGQTTDQLAAAYVGKAPTAQAIQDTKERLGLDKPVIVQYGTYLKGIVAGQDFKAGPVVDHCPAPCLGYSFRTSQPVLPQLMDRAPATLSLAAGASIIWLAAGISIGVLSALRRGSVWDRVAMVVALGGVSLPIYFTGLVSLAIFSYSLGIFPGGGSYVPFTQDPGTWFLSLVLPWVTLAFLYAAMYARLTRAGMLETLGEDYIRTARAKGLPERTVITKHALRSTLTPILTIFGLDLGLMLGGAVLTENTFSIPGLGQLAISSIGTGDLPVVLGVTLLAAFFIVMINLVVDLLYAAIDPRVRLG
- a CDS encoding ABC transporter substrate-binding protein; translated protein: MKKIRPLAAAAAVLVTGAALTACNGGSGGSSGPGYNAAVNKVVNASDTKGGTLRLADSDDFDSPDPGNTYYAWTQNFARLYGRGLTTLAPGAGQETLKVVPDLATSLGTPGDGGKTWTYKLRTGVKYDDGTTVTAQDVKYAIERSNYSDELQLGPKYFKAYLQDNSPAYKGPYKDKSDSGLKSIETPDPQTIVFHLAKPFAEFDYLAAMSQSMPVPKAKDTGLKYESKIVSSGAYKVDSYVRGKSMTLSRNTYWDQKTDPIRKALPDKIDLQLKQNPDDIDNRLLAGKLDMDITGVGVQSGTQGKVLQGNQKGFTDNPFQGFLRFLSLNIHVKPLDNIHCRTAVQYATDKVAAQTAYGGPLAGGDLATTLLPPSVAGYRKFDLYPQTYKKAGGLDDATIAKAKQELAACGQPNGFSTKISARSDRPKEVAMAQAIQQGLTKVGIKVDIVQFPAGDYFNKYVGAPKYVHDHGIGMMLMAWAADWPTGYGFLSQIIDGRAIKPSGGNNLPELDDKQINDAFDAAIANVQEAARLKAYGDIDEAAMKQAVDVPLIYAKALLYRPKTATNVGITLGYGGMYDYLNMGVTK
- a CDS encoding ABC transporter permease — protein: MTTPLEVSGSESEAQPEAVLAGVGAKQIQGRSLGQIAWLRLRRDKVALTGGVIVVLLIVVAIVGPFLVQSPLTYHQDLIDPTYNRPNSGIWHTGISGEHWLGVEPGTGRDMLARIVHGARISLLVAFLATLLSVVIGVVLGITAGYFGRWVDTVISRAMDAFLAFPLLLFAIALVGVVSDGAFGLKGNGLRVSVLVFVIGFFNWPYIGRVIRGQTLSLREREFVDAARSLGARNGYILFKELLPNLVAPILVYSTLLIPTNILFEAALSFLGVGVIPPTPSWGGMLTLAVPIYSSDPMYMIVPGLAIFITVLAFNLLGDGLRDALDPRAK